The genomic interval TCGCCCAGCACCTCGCCATCCACGGCGAGGCCGTCGGCACGCAACCGGGCCAGGGCCTCGAGGAAGGTGTCCCACCCCTTGCCCGCCACCATCCGGCCGACGAAGACGAGATGCCCCGGGCGGTCCGTTGTGGGCCCGGCAGGAGGCGGGGTGATGGCGTTGTAGAACACCTCGGCCTCGCGCGCCCCGAGCCTGGTCGCGAAGTCGGCAGCCTCGGGGGAGACTCCGAGGACCTTCTGAGCGTGTGAGAGGACGTAGCGTCCGGCCGTGAGGTCCACGATCCTCGAGCCCAGCGAGATGACGGGGGAGGGGCTTGCGACGAAACCACTGCCGTGCTCGGTGTGGATCACCGGCAGGTCGGCCCGGTGGGCGGCGAGCAGCCCGACGAGGCTCATGGGGAAGAAACGGGTGTGGGTGGACACGACGTCGATGCGCTGGCGGCGCAGATAGCGCGTGAGGGCGCGGGTGGCGCCGACGCTGGGGAAGCTGATGACATCGGCGACGGGCAGGTGGGAGCGTCCGGTGAGCACGCGCACGCCGTCGTCGTCGCGCGAGCCCGGCTCGGGGGCGATGGTGAGGACGTGGACCCGGTGACCCAGGTCGGTCAGGGAGCGGGCGAGGTTGGCGGCGTGCTGCTCGAGGCCGCCCATGCGCGGGGGGTAGTTGTTCGAGATGATCGCGATCCTCATGGCGTGCTGCTCCTCCCGGTGGCTGCTCAGTGCTCGTGCGACGTCGTCGCCCGCGGGTCCCGGTCCCGGGCGGTAGCGTGCGAGACGACGATACCCGCAGCGAAGCACAGGGCGAGGACGGCCATGGACCCGGTGAAGGCCGTCGCGGCCCCCAGCAGCCCCAGCGGGGGCACGAGGATCCGGCACAGCACCCCAGCCGCGACCGCGCCGACGACGTAGCCGACGAGGACGAGCCTCTGAAGGCGCATGGTGCTCAGCGCGTAGTAGAGGATGACCCCGCCCGCGTTGAGCGCGCCACCGGCGATGAGCACCATGAGCTCGAGCCGCAGCCCCGACACGTCCGTGGAGTACACGAGATCCAGGACGGGCGGGCCTGCGACGTAGGCGGCGGCCGCGACCACCAACGAGGCCAGGAACGTAGTCACCAGGCCTCGGCGGATCGCCGTGAGGAAACCCTCGTCGTCGCCCGCGGCCCAGCGGGTCGCCATGGGCGTCAGCAGCGGGCGGAACACCAGGAGGGACAGGAGGTTGATGGCCGACGCCGGCATGAAGATGACGGTGAAGTATCCCTGCGCCACCTCGGCGGCCTCGCCCATGGAGGTATCGATCGCCCAGCGCGGGGCGGTGAAGATGAACATGTTGAGGAAGGAAGCCAGGAACAGAGGCAGGCACTCGGCGAGCAGCTGCAGGACTGCGCGGGCGTCCCACGACGGTCGCAGCGAGTACAGGGACCGGGCCGGTGGGACGTAGGCGAGCACCATGACCACCAGTGACGCGACCAGGGTCGTGACCGTGGAGACGAGCAGGTGGCCCGTGAGCACGACCATGAGGCAGAAGACGATCATCGTCGCCATGGTGCGCACGAAACAGGCGCGCCCACCCAGGTCGAGGCGTCCGGCCCGCTGGAACTCGCTGTAGAAGACGTCCTCGAAGGCGTCGAAGACGCGCACAGAGGCGATGAGGATCATGAGGATGGCGGCCGAGGCGCTGTTACCGGTGACGAGTGCGTGCACGACGATGGCGGCGATCATGAGCACGACGGTGACGATCCGGGCGGCCAGGTAGGTGCCGAAGGAGAAACGTCGGCGCACGTCGGTGACGTGGTACGTGCGCACCTCGTACATGCCCAGGGTCTGGAACAACTGGCCGTTGGCGATGGCCAGGGCGTAGATCCCCACCGCCTGGATGTCGATGACGTGGCTGACGACCGCCGTCGTCAGGACGACGAAGACCGAGGCGGCCAGGGACGCGGCGGCATTCCACACGTAGTCCCGGCGCAGCTGGGAGCCCTCGCTCGAGGCCACGCGCTCAGGCCCTGACGTCGTGCGGACCGAAGTCCACGTGGTGGGGCTGGTGGTTCTCCCGCTCCTCGACCGGGGGAAGGGTCATGTAGTCGCCGTACCCGCGGGTCAGGACCGCGTCGTAACGGCGGGGAATCTTCACCGTGATGTCCTCGAAGGGCCCGTCGACGGCTGGGAAGAGCTCGTCGTAGCGCACCGACCAGCGTCGCGGGTCGCGGGTCGCGTAGTCACCCAGCAGGGGGGAGTCCTCGCCCTCGTGGCTGCGGGCGGCGCGCTCCCACCGGCTCTGGAGGGCTCGCGGGCTCACCCGGGCGGCCCGCAGCCCCCAGTGGACGGTGTGCATGACGGCGCCTGCCAGCTGACCCACGGGTGCGGGTAGGGACACCGACGGCCGCGGCGTCCCCCGCAGGAAGAGCAGGCGCCCCCACAGCCACGTGCGACGGTTCTGGCGGCGGTAGGCGCTCATCGCCGTGGGCATGACGTCCAGGGGGAAGACGTCGACGCCGATGGGCATGCGGAACGTGCGGTCCTTGGCGGCCTCGGAGATGAACTCGGTGCCCCTGAGTCCCAGCACGGCGAAGGGCGTGGGGTAGTCCGGGCTCGTACGAGGATCGAGCAGGACGAAGTCCTCGCCCAGGTGCTCGGGCGCCTCGCGCAGAAGACGCTCGTAGTCCGCGCGCGGCATGCACACGTCGGCGTCGTCGTCCCAGGGGATGAAGCCCTGGTGGCGCACCGCGCCGATGGCCGTGCCGCCGTAGACGACGTAGGACAGCCCCAGCTGCTCGCACACCCGGTGCAGCTCCGCCAGCACGACGGTCGTGGCGCGCTGCACGGCGCGTAGAAGAGCGGGGTCCTTGTAGGGGGTGAAGGCCATGGCAAGTTCCTGCGGTCAGGGGAGCGTGGTCTCGTAGGGGCCGAAGTCCACGAGGAAGGGCTTGTGGTTGCGGCGCTTGTCCGGCGGCGGCAGCTCCATGTAGCTGCCGTAGCCGCGCGTGAGCAGCACGTCGTACTCGCGCGGCAGCATGACCGTGATGTCCTCGAAGGGGACGTCGCGGGTGGGGAAGAGCTCGCTGCGGGTGACCACCCAGTTGTGGGGGTCGCGCATGGTGAAGTCGGCCATCCGCTCCGCCCGGGGGTCCTCGTAGCGGCGCACGGTGCGCTCCCAGCGGGATTGGAGGAAGCGCGGCGTGACGTGGGCCAGGCGCATCGCCCAGTGGGCGGCCGTCGTCGCCGTGTAGATCGCCGCGCGGGCGACCCCGTCGATCCCCACGAGGTAGGGGCGGGGGGTGCCCTGGAGGAACAGGAGACGGCCCCACAGCCACGAGCGGCGGCTCATCGAGCGGAAGGCGGCCTCGTCGTCGGGGATCGCATCGACGGGCAGGATGTCGAGGAACATCGGCATCCGGTAGCGCGAGCCCTTGGCGAACTCCGGCACGAGGAGCGTGCCCTTGAGAACCATCTTGGTAAACATGAAGGGGAAGTGCGCCACCGTGCGGGTGTTGTGCAGGTCGTACTCCTCGCCCAGCAGCGCCGGTGCCTCGAGCAGGAAGCGCTCGTAGTCGGTGCGCGTCAGAAGGACGTCGGCGTCGTCGTCCCAGGGGATGAAGCCCTGGTGGCGCACCGCGCCGATGGCCGTGCCGCCGTAGACGGCGTACTCGATGCCCAGCTCGCGGCACACCCGGTCGAACTCGGCCAGGATGCGGGTGAGCAGGACGTGTATCCGGTCGAGCATCTGCTGGTCGGCAGTGGCGTCAGGCGTCATTCGTCGTTCCCCTCGGCAGGCGGCTGCGCCGGCCTCGCCGACGCAGCCGCCATCGTCTCACAGCGCGTCGGCGGTTCCGACCGAGGTTGGCTGCGCCCCCGCCCCGTCGGGCGGCGTGCGGCGCAGCAGTACGAGGTCGCTCCAGTCGGCGGTCGCCGCCAGGATGGTGCCGACCAGGACGACGAGGCAGCCCACGACCTGCAGGGGGGTGGGGACCGTGCCCTGCAGGACGAGGGCGAAGAGCACCGCCCAGGCCGAGTAGGAGATGTTGAGGGCCATGCCGCGCGAGGCGCCGATCGTGCTGATCGCCTTGTAGTAGAAGAGGTAGGAGGCGGTGCCCGCCAGGGCGGCCAGTACCACGAGCCCGGTGGCGGGCGTCAGCACCGCCCTCCCGGTGAAGCCGAGGACGCCGGCGAGCGGGGCCACGACGAGCAGGTAGGCGGTGGCGGAGGTGGTCTGCCGGATGTGCAGGGCGGTCTCGTTGTCGACCGTGTCCTCGCGCATGCCCCAGGCGAGGATGACGGCCTCCGAGCCCCAGCCGATGACGCAGGCCAGGGCCGCGAGCACGCCGACCACCGCGGAGCCGCCCTCAACGGCGCCGGTCGTCCCCCAGCCGATCATGATGATGGCCCCCAGAGCCCCGAGCAGGGCGAGGACCTGGCGTGGGCGCATCCGCTCACCCAGCAGCACGAAGGCCAGGAGCGTGCCGACGGCCGGGTAGAAGGTGGAGATGATCGCCGTGTAGCCCGGGCCGATGTTGTTGATGGCGATGAGGTAGCCGGTCATCCCCACGGGACCGCCCAGCAGTGCGGCTCCCATGACGGCGCGGCCCGAGCGGGTGCGCAGCGCGGCGAGCGTGTCACCCAGGCGGCCACGGATGCCCATGTAGATGAGCAGGACGAGGGCACATGCGAGGTCGTGCAGGAGGGCGGAGGCGAGCGGAGCCTCGGAGGCGCCCAGGTAGGGCGCCAGGAGGACGGCGATGCCCAGGATGACGGTGTCAAGGCCCCACAGGGCCCCGGAGAAGATGCCGTAGCGCATGGGGGTTCAGTCCTCGTTCTCGTACTGTGCAAGCAGGGTGTCGATGTCGTCGACGGCGTAGCGGTAGTAGGTGAGAAGCCACTCGCCGACGTCGTCGCCCTCGGCCTCCTTGAGCAGGGCCCACACGTACCAGCACCAGCCGGCGAGGACGACGTAAGCCCAGAAGTGGCGGCGCTCGACGGCGGTCGGCACGCGCTTGAAGTAGTACTCCAGCGCCTGCTCGGCGAGCGCCTCGTCCATTTCGGCGGTGCACACGACCATCGTGCCGAAGTCGGCGGCGACGTCGGACATGCCGGCGTACTCCCAGTCGATGAGGTCGATGTGTCCGTCCTGGGCGACGAGGAAGTTCGGGGGGAAGAAGTCGTTGTGGCTGGGGACCCGGGGGAAGCCGTCGGCGTCGGCGTGTGCCTTCAGACGCAGGACCTTCTCGCGCAGCTCGTGGTATCCGGGCACTTCGATCGGGCCGTGGTCGGAGAGCAGGGCCTCGTAGCGCAGCCCCTCCTCGACGAAGTCGAAGGACCGGGTCATCTCGGCCCCGGCGTCGTGCAGGTGACGGCTCAGGCGCATCGCCTTGCGCAGCTCGTCGGGGATCGTGACGTCAAGGTTGCGCGAGCCCGGCACGAAGCGGGAGATCTTCCACCCCTTGTCGACGTCGCCGTCGACGAACGTGCGGTCCACGCCCGCGTCACGGGCCAGGGTCAGTGCCTCGAACTCGGCGTGGCGGTCCACCATCTTCTCCGTGCCTGCGCCCGGGTGGCGGTAGACGTACTCGTCGTCGCCGACGCTGAAGTGGCAGGACAGGTTGGTGATGCCCTGCTTGAGCGGGTAGAAGTCGCTGACGTCGTTCGGGTCGCAGCCGAGGGTCAGGGCGATGTGCGTGAAGACCTCCGAGTCGAGGTTCTCCATGAAGCCGGGGTCGAAGGCGCGCAGCTCGTCGAGGGAGTCGAACTCGTTGATGACGCCCTCGGGGTAGGGGCGCACCACCATGTCGAGCTCCTTGACGTGGTCGAGGTAGATCGACTCCCACAGCAGCGGGATGGTCTCGGGACGGTGATAGACCTTTTCGAGCACCTGGTTGAAGCGGGTGGAGAAGGCGCGGTCGAAGTAGACGTGGCCGAGCATGACCAAGGTGTCGGCGCCGCCGACGGTGGCACCGGTGATGCGGCCTGCGGGGCCGGTCTGGATGCACCACTCCTCGGTGGGGCCGGCGATGTACTGGGCCGAGTAGTAGGCCTGGTACACGTAGGGCTCAAAGGGGTTGGTGGTGAAGTAGTCGTCCGAGGAGCACACGTAGGTGTTGGCGAGCCGGTCGCGCACGAGCCACAGGGAGCCGTTGTTGTTACGCGAGGCGTACTCGCGGTTGACGACGATGTCCACCCCGTACTTCTCGATGAGGTAGAAGAAGTACTCCTTCTTGTATCCGACGACGACGGTGACGTCGGTGATACCCGCGGCGTGCAGCTGCTCGATCTGGCGTTCGATGAGGACCTCGCCGCGCACGCGCAGGGTCCCCTTGGGGCGCTCGTAGGAGATCGGGGCGAAGCGGCTGGACAGGCCGGCGGCCATGATGACCGCGTTGTCGACCTTGTAGGGGGTCAGGGCCTCCAGGCCGGCGGGGGTCAGGGAGCGGTCGGCGATCAGTCCCGTGGTCTCGATCCTGCGCACGTGGGTGTTGACCGTACCCAGGGACAGGCCGGTGGCCTGAGCGAGATCGCGCTGGGTCAGCGGTCCGGTCGCGGCGCGCATCGCGTTGAGGATGTGGAACTGGGGCTCGGTGAGGGGGGCTGCCATGCGGACTCCGTTCGGGTGGGCAGAACCACGTAGTGTTCGAAAACAGCCTGAGGTTACACCAAGTTGAACACGCGGTGCCCTCACGTGTCGCACCGCACAACGACGGCGGGGCGCGCGAGCGCTACGCCAGCATGCCCAGGGGGATGACGGCCACCCCGTCCGGGCGCCGGTAGGCGCCGGGGCCCGGCGTGATCACCACCCGATCGACGAGGCGGTCGCCGAGTTCCTCCTTGAGCCAGTTCAGGTGGCGGACATCGCGGTCGTCGACCGTGTGTGCGAGCTTCACCTCGCAGGCGATGACCTGACCGTCGTAGCGCTCCACGATGAGGTCGACCTCGTGCTCGCCGCCGCGCGTGCGCAGGTGGAACACCTGCGCCTCACAGGACGGGGCCGCGGCGCGAAGGCTCAACGTGGCGAGAGACTCGAAGAGCCGACCGAACACCTCTGCGGTCCCCGCCCTGCCGCTGAGGAGGACGTCCTCGCTCGCTCCGACCAGGTACGCCGCTAGACCGGGATCGCACAGCTGGTGCTTGTCGCCCTTCGTGAGCCTGGTGAGGGGTGTGAAGGCCGGGAGCCACGCTGGGACGGGGTCGAGGACCCACAGCGCGGAGAGCAGCTCGCGGTAGGCGTTGGTCGTGGAGCGGCTCGGCTTGTCCGTCTGTGAGGGGGTCGCGGCGTCAAGGATCGTCGAGTAGGTCGCCGTTGTCGACGAGGCGGCGGCGTAGGCGCGCATCCACGACCTCATGGCCGCGGGATGGCGCACGGTCGTCCCCAGCTCGGGTATGTCGTGGTCGATGATCCGCATGACGTACCCCTCGAGGGCGGTGCGCCGCCACCGCGGCGCCAGCGAGGTGATCGCCGGAAAACCGCTTGCGCAGATGTGTCGGGCGTAGTCGGCGGCGCTCAGCGAGCAGGTGCCGGAGATCGTGGCGGTTCCGGTGAAGAGGTCCGCGAGGCTGATCGACGGCGAGGTGTCGGCGCGCTCG from Actinomyces respiraculi carries:
- a CDS encoding LicD family protein: MAFTPYKDPALLRAVQRATTVVLAELHRVCEQLGLSYVVYGGTAIGAVRHQGFIPWDDDADVCMPRADYERLLREAPEHLGEDFVLLDPRTSPDYPTPFAVLGLRGTEFISEAAKDRTFRMPIGVDVFPLDVMPTAMSAYRRQNRRTWLWGRLLFLRGTPRPSVSLPAPVGQLAGAVMHTVHWGLRAARVSPRALQSRWERAARSHEGEDSPLLGDYATRDPRRWSVRYDELFPAVDGPFEDITVKIPRRYDAVLTRGYGDYMTLPPVEERENHQPHHVDFGPHDVRA
- a CDS encoding phosphotransferase, with the translated sequence MAAPLTEPQFHILNAMRAATGPLTQRDLAQATGLSLGTVNTHVRRIETTGLIADRSLTPAGLEALTPYKVDNAVIMAAGLSSRFAPISYERPKGTLRVRGEVLIERQIEQLHAAGITDVTVVVGYKKEYFFYLIEKYGVDIVVNREYASRNNNGSLWLVRDRLANTYVCSSDDYFTTNPFEPYVYQAYYSAQYIAGPTEEWCIQTGPAGRITGATVGGADTLVMLGHVYFDRAFSTRFNQVLEKVYHRPETIPLLWESIYLDHVKELDMVVRPYPEGVINEFDSLDELRAFDPGFMENLDSEVFTHIALTLGCDPNDVSDFYPLKQGITNLSCHFSVGDDEYVYRHPGAGTEKMVDRHAEFEALTLARDAGVDRTFVDGDVDKGWKISRFVPGSRNLDVTIPDELRKAMRLSRHLHDAGAEMTRSFDFVEEGLRYEALLSDHGPIEVPGYHELREKVLRLKAHADADGFPRVPSHNDFFPPNFLVAQDGHIDLIDWEYAGMSDVAADFGTMVVCTAEMDEALAEQALEYYFKRVPTAVERRHFWAYVVLAGWCWYVWALLKEAEGDDVGEWLLTYYRYAVDDIDTLLAQYENED
- a CDS encoding lipopolysaccharide biosynthesis protein → MASSEGSQLRRDYVWNAAASLAASVFVVLTTAVVSHVIDIQAVGIYALAIANGQLFQTLGMYEVRTYHVTDVRRRFSFGTYLAARIVTVVLMIAAIVVHALVTGNSASAAILMILIASVRVFDAFEDVFYSEFQRAGRLDLGGRACFVRTMATMIVFCLMVVLTGHLLVSTVTTLVASLVVMVLAYVPPARSLYSLRPSWDARAVLQLLAECLPLFLASFLNMFIFTAPRWAIDTSMGEAAEVAQGYFTVIFMPASAINLLSLLVFRPLLTPMATRWAAGDDEGFLTAIRRGLVTTFLASLVVAAAAYVAGPPVLDLVYSTDVSGLRLELMVLIAGGALNAGGVILYYALSTMRLQRLVLVGYVVGAVAAGVLCRILVPPLGLLGAATAFTGSMAVLALCFAAGIVVSHATARDRDPRATTSHEH
- a CDS encoding LicD family protein; translated protein: MTPDATADQQMLDRIHVLLTRILAEFDRVCRELGIEYAVYGGTAIGAVRHQGFIPWDDDADVLLTRTDYERFLLEAPALLGEEYDLHNTRTVAHFPFMFTKMVLKGTLLVPEFAKGSRYRMPMFLDILPVDAIPDDEAAFRSMSRRSWLWGRLLFLQGTPRPYLVGIDGVARAAIYTATTAAHWAMRLAHVTPRFLQSRWERTVRRYEDPRAERMADFTMRDPHNWVVTRSELFPTRDVPFEDITVMLPREYDVLLTRGYGSYMELPPPDKRRNHKPFLVDFGPYETTLP
- a CDS encoding glycosyltransferase family 4 protein; the protein is MRIAIISNNYPPRMGGLEQHAANLARSLTDLGHRVHVLTIAPEPGSRDDDGVRVLTGRSHLPVADVISFPSVGATRALTRYLRRQRIDVVSTHTRFFPMSLVGLLAAHRADLPVIHTEHGSGFVASPSPVISLGSRIVDLTAGRYVLSHAQKVLGVSPEAADFATRLGAREAEVFYNAITPPPAGPTTDRPGHLVFVGRMVAGKGWDTFLEALARLRADGLAVDGEVLGDGAELALARERATQLRLDEVVAIRGRVPQHEVQAALRGATLVNPTVLSEGFQTTLLESIAVQGRVVTFVVPGAQLLREQGAPVTVCDERSTESLVRSLRTVLEHPAPAAPPELITPWTWPVRAQQYAQIAEQAVRDWHRR
- a CDS encoding DMT family transporter, with protein sequence MRYGIFSGALWGLDTVILGIAVLLAPYLGASEAPLASALLHDLACALVLLIYMGIRGRLGDTLAALRTRSGRAVMGAALLGGPVGMTGYLIAINNIGPGYTAIISTFYPAVGTLLAFVLLGERMRPRQVLALLGALGAIIMIGWGTTGAVEGGSAVVGVLAALACVIGWGSEAVILAWGMREDTVDNETALHIRQTTSATAYLLVVAPLAGVLGFTGRAVLTPATGLVVLAALAGTASYLFYYKAISTIGASRGMALNISYSAWAVLFALVLQGTVPTPLQVVGCLVVLVGTILAATADWSDLVLLRRTPPDGAGAQPTSVGTADAL
- a CDS encoding ATP-binding protein; this encodes MLTDPPSSRKPADKSSGYLTRYVDIELKEILTHLPAAAIDGAKGVGKTETASRHVDRVLRLDAPDTHDIVAMDTRSQLLSASRLCVDEWQKYPPVWDAVRRLVDEHTPTRFVLTGSASPTTSSDTHSGAGRIISLRMRPLSLAERADTSPSISLADLFTGTATISGTCSLSAADYARHICASGFPAITSLAPRWRRTALEGYVMRIIDHDIPELGTTVRHPAAMRSWMRAYAAASSTTATYSTILDAATPSQTDKPSRSTTNAYRELLSALWVLDPVPAWLPAFTPLTRLTKGDKHQLCDPGLAAYLVGASEDVLLSGRAGTAEVFGRLFESLATLSLRAAAPSCEAQVFHLRTRGGEHEVDLIVERYDGQVIACEVKLAHTVDDRDVRHLNWLKEELGDRLVDRVVITPGPGAYRRPDGVAVIPLGMLA